TTTTTTTAGTGAAATAAGCGAAAATAAAATACATTCAGCGAACATCCACAGGCTGTGTGTATATTTTTTTCGACTCCAGCTGACTGTCCACACCAAATATCGACAAGGTATTCACAAAATATAGTGTTGTGGATAGCTGTTGTCTACAAGGTGTGGTAATTGTGGATAAGTTCCCCTAAATCATTGCAACTCCAGTTTTTATTTGGTATTATATTTGTGTTTAAGCGTGAATGACTTCTGAGTGCTTAAAATCTTATACACAGATTGTGGATAACGTGTGGACATTTATTAACACGCCTGTATATGCTTTTATGCACAGGGATGTGGATAGTGAAAATAACTTTCTATAAGTCTTGTATGTCGCGAATCTCACATCCACATTGAAATTAGAAGTTTTCTAACGATAAAGAGTATACAAAACTTATACAACAACCTTTCGATCCTTTTGCTACGTTCGAAAAAGAGAACGAAAGGTTTTTTTGTTTTCCATTTATAGAGAAAGGGGTGAAACAATTTGGAGAACATACACGAACTTTGGAATAACACCTTGGAGCATATTAAAGAAAAAATCAGTAAGCCAAGCTTTGAAACATGGCTGAAGGCTACCAAAGCTGATTCTCTTAGCGAAAATACCCTGACCATTGTAGCTCCGAATGAATTTGCCAGAGACTGGCTTGAGAATCAATATGAGGGATTGATTACGGAAACGCTCTATGAAGTGACAGGAGCGGAGTTAGATACAAAATTTATTATTCCGGAAACGAAAGAAGAATCGATGGATGATGTGAAGCTGTCATCCAAGAAGGTTCCTGATGTGAAGAATAATGGGAATGAAGAAACACCGCAAAGTATGCTCAACTCTAAATATACGTTTGATACGTTTGTGATCGGTTCAGGAAACCGCTTCGCCCACGCAGCATCTCTGGCGGTGGCAGAAGCACCGGCAAAAGCTTACAATCCGCTGTTTATCTATGGTGGGGTCGGACTGGGAAAAACACACCTGATGCATGCGATTGGCCATTATGTCCTGGATCATAATCCAAATGCGAAAGTCGTTTATTTATCATCTGAAAAGTTTACCAATGAATTTATTAATTCAATTCGAGACAATAAAGCCGTCAACTTCCGTAATAAATACCGCAGTGTAGATGTGCTTTTAATTGATGACATTCAGTTTCTTGCAGGTAAAGAACAGACCCAGGAAGAGTTCTTCCATACGTTTAATACTCTTCATGAGGAAAGCAAACAGATCGTGATCTCCAGTGATCGGCCGCCTAAAGAAATACCGAC
The Halobacillus halophilus DSM 2266 DNA segment above includes these coding regions:
- the dnaA gene encoding chromosomal replication initiator protein DnaA, with the translated sequence MENIHELWNNTLEHIKEKISKPSFETWLKATKADSLSENTLTIVAPNEFARDWLENQYEGLITETLYEVTGAELDTKFIIPETKEESMDDVKLSSKKVPDVKNNGNEETPQSMLNSKYTFDTFVIGSGNRFAHAASLAVAEAPAKAYNPLFIYGGVGLGKTHLMHAIGHYVLDHNPNAKVVYLSSEKFTNEFINSIRDNKAVNFRNKYRSVDVLLIDDIQFLAGKEQTQEEFFHTFNTLHEESKQIVISSDRPPKEIPTLEDRLRSRFEWGLITDITPPDLETRIAILRKKANAEGLDIPNEVMLYIANQIDTNIRELEGALIRVVAYSSLINRDINASLAAEALKDIIPSSKPKVITIQAIQEMVGEKYNVRLEDFPAKKRTKTIAFPRQIAMYLSRELTDFSLPKIGEEFGGRDHTTVIHAHEKISKMVAADQQLQKELDEIKEQLKT